One genomic window of Chloroflexota bacterium includes the following:
- a CDS encoding FAD-binding oxidoreductase, with translation MNRTADAVVIGGGILGCCTAVQLAMQGVKRVVLLEKGAQVAVGASGASGGLVRMHYTNPGDVRLAWRSLHWWQNWKEWVGEPSPFVNSGFVQIVGRDEVQTHAAIVKLMQEIGVDAQIISMDDLKELVPGISTDDLGVASYEPQSGFAYPPDAVQGLAVRARALGVEVLLNTAATRIVTQSGRITGVETSDGLITAGAVVLAAGAWSGKLAEDVGLKLEQTPKRSMAANSGWPSGAGRHPVIIDQIWGLYMRNDRNQRDLFGLEPLEPKQPLNPDDPNSFELTPGALEAGLAKVQRRLTFMARSNDPVGWAAPEAYTADNHAILGAVPDRPGLFLATGGTGSNFKTGPAIGEAIAQLVVSGRCTHVDLSEFRASRFAEGKPIVAPYQYGPDIYAGGLSHG, from the coding sequence ATGAATCGCACAGCAGATGCAGTCGTTATTGGCGGCGGCATTCTCGGTTGCTGCACCGCTGTCCAGTTGGCCATGCAGGGCGTCAAGCGTGTCGTGCTGCTGGAGAAGGGCGCGCAGGTGGCGGTCGGTGCCAGCGGCGCCAGCGGCGGACTCGTCCGCATGCACTACACCAACCCCGGCGACGTGCGCCTCGCCTGGCGCAGCCTGCACTGGTGGCAGAACTGGAAAGAGTGGGTTGGCGAGCCGTCCCCATTCGTCAACAGCGGCTTCGTGCAGATCGTCGGGCGCGACGAGGTGCAGACGCACGCCGCCATCGTCAAGTTGATGCAGGAAATCGGCGTGGACGCGCAGATCATCTCGATGGATGATCTGAAGGAACTGGTGCCGGGCATCAGCACGGACGATCTGGGCGTGGCATCGTACGAGCCGCAGAGCGGCTTCGCCTACCCGCCCGATGCGGTGCAGGGCCTGGCCGTGCGGGCGCGTGCGCTGGGCGTCGAGGTGCTGCTGAACACCGCCGCCACGAGGATCGTGACGCAGTCCGGCCGCATCACCGGCGTCGAGACCAGCGACGGCCTGATCACTGCCGGGGCGGTCGTGCTGGCCGCCGGCGCGTGGTCCGGCAAGCTCGCCGAGGACGTCGGGCTCAAGCTGGAGCAGACGCCGAAGCGCTCGATGGCGGCCAACAGCGGCTGGCCGTCCGGTGCGGGCCGCCACCCGGTCATCATCGACCAGATCTGGGGCCTGTACATGCGTAACGACCGCAACCAGCGCGACCTGTTCGGGCTGGAGCCGCTGGAGCCGAAACAGCCGCTCAACCCCGATGACCCAAATTCGTTCGAACTGACGCCCGGCGCGCTGGAAGCCGGGTTGGCCAAGGTACAGCGCCGGCTGACCTTCATGGCGCGCTCCAACGACCCGGTCGGCTGGGCGGCGCCGGAAGCGTATACAGCCGACAACCACGCCATTCTCGGCGCGGTACCCGACCGGCCGGGGCTGTTCCTGGCGACCGGCGGTACCGGGTCGAACTTCAAGACCGGTCCCGCCATCGGCGAGGCGATCGCCCAGTTGGTCGTCTCCGGCCGCTGCACGCACGTCGATTTGAGCGAGTTCCGCGCCAGCCGCTTTGCGGAGGGCAAGCCCATCGTCGCCCCGTACCAGTACGGGCCAGATATCTACGCCGGCGGCCTGTCGCACGGCTAG